A stretch of the Uranotaenia lowii strain MFRU-FL chromosome 3, ASM2978415v1, whole genome shotgun sequence genome encodes the following:
- the LOC129751886 gene encoding titin-like yields MKAFIVFSMALAIVSCGAVDNSQKEKRGLWEESYENHEQRHYDPYEDDNSQLHHFSTHQFKEYEHDNQNQYYQHQDLSNGWEAKKEIKHIITKKVPVPYPVEVEKRIPVEVKVPYPVETEKKVPVVVEKKVPVYVEKKYPVHVDRPVPYPVKVEVPVYKKEYVEVPKPYAVHVEKPYPVYVSKPVYVEKPVPVTVYIKKHEKKPFWG; encoded by the exons ATGAAG gcgTTCATCGTATTCTCTATGGCTTTGGCCATTGTTAGCTGTGGGGCAGTCGACAACAGCCAGAAGGAAAAACGGGGTCTCTGGGAGGAGAGCTATGAGAACCACGAGCAGCGTCACTATGACCCATATGAAGATGACAACAGCCAGCTGCACCATTTCTCAACCCATCAGTTCAAGGAATACGAACATGATAACCAGAATCAGTATTATCAGCATCAGGATCTGAGCAACGGGTGGGAGGCAAAGAAGGAAATCAAGCACATCATCACCAAGAAAGTCCCAGTTCCATACCCAGTGGAGGTCGAGAAACGCATCCCAGTCGAAGTGAAGGTCCCATACCCAGTGGAAACTGAGAAGAAGGTCCCAGTTGTCGTCGAAAAGAAGGTCCCAGTGTACGTCGAGAAGAAGTACCCAGTCCATGTAGATCGCCCAGTTCCGTATCCGGTGAAGGTTGAGGTCCCAGTCTACAAGAAAGAGTACGTTGAGGTCCCAAAGCCATACGCAGTTCATGTTGAGAAGCCTTATCCAGTGTACGTGAGCAAGCCTGTCTACGTAGAGAAGCCAGTTCCAGTCACCGTCTACATCAAGAAGCACGAGAAGAAACCTTTCTGGGGTTGA